In a genomic window of Fusarium verticillioides 7600 chromosome 11, whole genome shotgun sequence:
- a CDS encoding MFS transporter, SP family, sugar:H+ symporter has protein sequence MKFFGSKRHEHAGEGQHLERKPSPDTDGRITFRACFMGLVASMGGMIFGYSSGQVSGYFMMKDYGERFGVPNGDGTYNFSAARQGTITGLLSIGCLFGSLVAGNLCDSIGRRKTISISALWTCVGTVIEVASQHAWYQHAIGRLVTGLGVGALSVAVPMYQSESAPAIIRGLIVSCYQLFVTLGIWCAEMVNWGTNHYDGSASWRIPNGLNFLWALLLGVGILLLPESPRFAYRKGKVEEARKTIANLAGLDINSPSVNRQIDDIREKLEEEQALPETRLVEIFTGPRMAYRTILGITLQAGQQLTGINFFFYFGTTVFASTGLKDSYVTQLILGSVNCACTFGGLYVVQKCGRRKSLMIGAAWMMMCFFVYAFVGHFALDRKDPLSTPAAGAVLVTFSCLAIAAFATTWGPLVWAVVAEMYPSQYRSRCMAIATATNWLFNFLIGFFTRFITDAIDYFYGLVYAGCCAALVAIVFFFVIESKDRTLEEIDTMYVQHVNPITSSKWVGEPHGTKHAREGVTDEEASS, from the exons ATGAAGTTCTTTGGTAGTAAACGCCATGAACATGCTGGCGAAGGTCAGCATCTCGAGAGGAAGCCTTCTCCCGATACCGATGGTCGCATCACCTTCCGGGCCTGCTTCATGGGCCTGGTCGCATCT ATGGGAGGCATGATCTTTGGCTACTCTTCAGGTCAAGTTTCTGGTTATTTTATGATGAAGGATTACGGCGAGCGATTCGGTGTTCCCAACGGCGACGGTACATACAACTTTAGCGCCGCACGACAAGGAACTATCACCGGTCTCCTCTCAATTGGCTGCTTGTTCGGATCTCTCGTTGCTGGTAACCTTTGCGATTCAATTGGTCGCCGCAagaccatctccatctctgcTCTCTGGACCTGCGTCGGCACCGTCATCGAGGTCGCCTCTCAACATGCCTGGTACCAACACGCGATCGGTCGACTTGTAACAGGTCTTGGTGTCGGCGCTCTATCTGTCGCTGTCCCAATGTACCAGTCTGAGAGTGCTCCCGCCATCATTCGAGGTCTCATCGTCTCCTGCTATCAGCTCTTTGTCACTCTCGGTATCTGGTGTGCTGAGATGGTTAACTGGGGTACCAACCACTACGATGGTAGCGCTTCATGGAGAATCCCCAACGGTCTCAACTTCCTCtgggctcttcttctcggtgttggcatccttctccttcccGAGTCTCCTCGATTCGCCTACCGAAAGGGTAAGGTTGAGGAAGCCCGAAAGACCATTGCCAACCTCGCTGGTCTCGATATCAACTCCCCCAGTGTCAACCGACAGATCGACGACATccgtgagaagcttgaggaggagcaggctCTTCCCGAGACCCGccttgttgagatcttcaCTGGTCCCCGCATGGCTTACCGTACCATTCTCGGCATCACTCTCCAGGCTGGCCAGCAGCTCACTGgtatcaacttcttcttc TACTTCGGAACCACAGTCTTCGCTTCCACTGGCCTCAAGGACAGCTACGTCACTCAGCTCATTCTTGGCTCAGTCAACTGTGCTTGCACATTCGGCGGTCTCTATGTCGTCCAGAAGTGTGGTCGCAGAAAGTCTCTGATGATCGGTGCCGcctggatgatgatgtgtttCTTCGTCTACGCCTTCGTTGGACACTTCGCTCTTGACCGAAAGGACCCTCTATCCACTCCCGCTGCCGGTGCCGTCCTTGTCACCTTCTCTTGCTTGGCTATCGCTGCCTTTGCTACCACCTGGGGTCCTCTCGTCTGGGCCGTCGTCGCCGAGATGTATCCTTCCCAGTACCGCAGTCGATGCATGGCCATCGCCACTGCTACCAActggctcttcaacttcctcatcggtTTCTT TACTCGATTCATCACTGATGCCATTGACTACTTCTACGGTCTCGTCTACGCCGGATGTTGTGCTGCCctcgtcgccatcgtcttcttcttcgtcatcgagTCCAAGGACCGAACTCTCGAGGAGATCGACACCATGTACGTCCAGCACGTCAACCCTATCACTTCTTCCAAGTGGGTTGGCGAGCCCCATGGCACCAAGCACGCCCGCGAGGGTGTCACCGACGAAGAGGCTTCTTCGTAA